CAGTTCATCTGCATCATGGAGTAATACGCTCTTGATATTCTCTTCTATTTGAGATATCCTATCCATGGGGTCACCTCTTCTTTTGGATTTGCTCTTACTTTAACAGAGATGACCCCTTTTGTAAAGCCAATGGGGCGAAAAATCTTTCGCCCCTACCCAAGGGAAATAAGAGCGAAGGAAATTTGAGCGTAATGGGAACGCTTTTATCTTCGGCCGGGCTCCACGGCTGGATAGATTTCATCCCGATTTTCATCCTGGGCCTTCTGCTCGCTTGGACCTATGAGAGGACGAACAACCTGACGGGATGCGTCATCGCTCATTCGATGAACAATCTACTTGCAACGGTTACAATCCTTTTGAGGTGAGGGAATGGTGACGAGGTTTATCGATGAGAGGATAGATTATACCGGCGAGCAACTTCGATCGCATTGGATATATGAGAGGTTCGGAATCCCGGGCGACGCGATGGTCTCCTTCATCGGGAGGTGTGACGTCGAGTTTGATGAGATGGTCGATCTGGAGGACGTCCTGGCGAGAAGTCCTATACGAAGCGAACGGATGCTCCACTTCATCGTCGAGCACTTCGACGTAGATCTTGAAAGGGCGATCCTTCGACAGAGGTTGCTTATGGCTATAATCCTCGATCTCCTGAACCGTTCGGTCGGATCGCTTCTCTTTCGACGGGAAGGTGATGACATATTTTCGGACGATGCGAAGCTCTCCGTGTCGATCGCCACCTGTTCGCCCGTCTCAACTCTGATACATGTCGGCCTCAACATAACCACCGAGAACACCCCCGTTAAAACGGCCGGTCTTGTCGATTACGGCATAGATCCGAAAACCCTGGCGAGATCGATCATGAAGGCATACTCCGACGAGATCAAAGGGATGACTTCAGCGAGGGTCAAGGTGAGATGGGTGAGATGAGGGTCTCACTGTATACGGTGGGCGAGGCCGAATCGGGTTTGAGGGTGGATAGATTTCTGAGCGAAAAGGAGGGTATATCGAGGGAGTTCGCCAAAAAATTGATCCACAACGGACATGTATCGATCGACGGCCATCCCACCAAGCCGAGCCATAGGGTTCGTTCGGGGGAGCGGATAAGGCTTGAGATCCCCCCGCCTGAGCCTCTTGATCTGCGCCCTGAGAGGATGGAGCTCGATCTGATCTACCAGGACGATCACCTGATAGTGCTGAACAAACCCCCGGGAATAGCGGTTCATCCCGGTGCGGGGGTCAGAAGTGGAACCCTGGTTAACGCCCTTCTGGGGATGTTCCCCGATCTGCCGGGCATCGGAGGAGCAGAGCGGCCGGGGATCGTCCATCGGCTCGACAAGGACACATCCGGAGTTATGGTTGTCGCTAAAAGCGATCTGGCACATCGAGATCTCATAGAGCAGTTCAGGAGGAGAGAGGTTCGTAAAAGGTATCTGGCTCTTATCTGCGGCGTTCCCCATGACATATCCTTTGTGATAGACGCCCCGATAGGCAGGAGCATACATGACAGGAAGAAGTTCTCCGTCAACTCCGTCTCACCTAAGGAGGCAATCACCGAGGTGAGGATATTAGAGGACTACGGAAGATATGCTCTTATAGAGGCCCGCCCCAAAACGGGGAGAACCCATCAGATAAGAGTTCACCTCTCCCATATCGGCCATCCGGTGGTGGGAGACCCGATGTATGGGGGCGGAAGGAAACGTTCGATCAAGGAGGCACCTGATGAGGAGATACGAAAGGTGATGGAACGGATCACCAGACAGATGTTACATGCCCACACCCTGTCATTTAGACATCCGGCAACGGGGAAATGGATGAGCTTTTCAGCTCCTATTCCTGAGGATATGAAGGAGGTGATCGAAAGGCTGAGGAGAAAGATGAATTAAAGTTCACCCAGTTTCTCCAGGATTTTGATCTTTATCGCCTCTTTATAGGCCTCGACAGCTTCGTCATTCATCCCCTTCGATGCGTATGCCATTCCAAGCTTGATATACGCCTCGGCCGAGTCGGGAGAGATCTTAACCGCCCGCCTGTAAACCTCGATCGCCTCGTCGTATCTCCCCTCGATGTGATATAACATCCCGAGGTTGAACAAGGCCGGATAATTGGTGGGATCGAGCTCCACGGTCTTTCTGTACTCGGATATGGCCGATTCACGATCTCCCGAAAGGAAATATGCCACGCCGAGATAATAATGCCCCATGGGAAAGTGAGGGTCTATGTGGAGGGCATCCTTAAGGAGAGCTATGGATTTGGGATAATTCCTGGTGTACAGAGCGAGGAGCCCCCTCCGATAGTAATAATCTGCCGGTTTATAAGGTCTGAGGGCTCTGCTTTGGGGCATCTCCCTTTTAGGGAGCTCCTCGTCACGCCTGACAGGCAGGAACATAATATCATCCCTTTCCCTGTAACATCTTCCTGGCAAACGTCGGAAGAGCGAAAGCCGCCCTGTGAATTTCCTCGTTATAATATTCGGTCTCTATCCCGGAGTTCAGATAGCGGTTCGGGTCGTAATCATCTATTGGATGATATCTCTTGGATGCGAACGAGAAGGCCCACATTCCGGTCGGATAGTCGGGCGTGAAGGCGAGATATATACGAACGATTGGGAAAATCTCGCTAACCATAAGGTAGTAATCCCGCAGCACTATCTCATCGAAATAAGGCGAGGCGATCTGAGCCGTTACTATGCCGTCGTCACTTAGGGCTTTGAAGAGATCTTCGTAGAACTCGGAGCTATAGAGTCCAACCGCCGGGCCTCCGGGAATAGGGTCGGTCGAATCAACCAATATCACATCATATGTGCCTTCGGGAACACGCCTGATAAACTCGACGCCATCCTCAATGTGAATCTTTAGCTTCGGATGATCGAACTGACAGGCCGTGGAGGGGATATATTTTTTACAGACCTCTATGACCATAGGATCTATCTCCACCAGTTCCACCTGTTCGATCTCCTCATGTCTGACCACCTCCCGGATGGCACCGCCATCGCCCCCGCCGATTATCAAGATTCTCTTTGGGGAGGGATGTACGAAGAGCGGGGGATGGACAAGCATATCATGATAGACGAACTCGAACTTCTCCGTCAGCATTATCATCCCATCCAGGAGGAGCAGCTTACCACAGCTCACCGTATCTAGAACGGCTATACGTTGATATTTACTTCTTCCCACGAATAGGGTCTCCTTAACCTTGAACTCAAGCCTGGTA
This Candidatus Poribacteria bacterium DNA region includes the following protein-coding sequences:
- a CDS encoding CPBP family intramembrane metalloprotease, which gives rise to MGTLLSSAGLHGWIDFIPIFILGLLLAWTYERTNNLTGCVIAHSMNNLLATVTILLR
- a CDS encoding DUF366 family protein; translated protein: MVTRFIDERIDYTGEQLRSHWIYERFGIPGDAMVSFIGRCDVEFDEMVDLEDVLARSPIRSERMLHFIVEHFDVDLERAILRQRLLMAIILDLLNRSVGSLLFRREGDDIFSDDAKLSVSIATCSPVSTLIHVGLNITTENTPVKTAGLVDYGIDPKTLARSIMKAYSDEIKGMTSARVKVRWVR
- a CDS encoding RluA family pseudouridine synthase, whose amino-acid sequence is MGEMRVSLYTVGEAESGLRVDRFLSEKEGISREFAKKLIHNGHVSIDGHPTKPSHRVRSGERIRLEIPPPEPLDLRPERMELDLIYQDDHLIVLNKPPGIAVHPGAGVRSGTLVNALLGMFPDLPGIGGAERPGIVHRLDKDTSGVMVVAKSDLAHRDLIEQFRRREVRKRYLALICGVPHDISFVIDAPIGRSIHDRKKFSVNSVSPKEAITEVRILEDYGRYALIEARPKTGRTHQIRVHLSHIGHPVVGDPMYGGGRKRSIKEAPDEEIRKVMERITRQMLHAHTLSFRHPATGKWMSFSAPIPEDMKEVIERLRRKMN
- a CDS encoding tetratricopeptide repeat protein; protein product: MFLPVRRDEELPKREMPQSRALRPYKPADYYYRRGLLALYTRNYPKSIALLKDALHIDPHFPMGHYYLGVAYFLSGDRESAISEYRKTVELDPTNYPALFNLGMLYHIEGRYDEAIEVYRRAVKISPDSAEAYIKLGMAYASKGMNDEAVEAYKEAIKIKILEKLGEL
- the speE gene encoding polyamine aminopropyltransferase, whose amino-acid sequence is MELWAYEEHNNTRLEFKVKETLFVGRSKYQRIAVLDTVSCGKLLLLDGMIMLTEKFEFVYHDMLVHPPLFVHPSPKRILIIGGGDGGAIREVVRHEEIEQVELVEIDPMVIEVCKKYIPSTACQFDHPKLKIHIEDGVEFIRRVPEGTYDVILVDSTDPIPGGPAVGLYSSEFYEDLFKALSDDGIVTAQIASPYFDEIVLRDYYLMVSEIFPIVRIYLAFTPDYPTGMWAFSFASKRYHPIDDYDPNRYLNSGIETEYYNEEIHRAAFALPTFARKMLQGKG